Proteins from one Calditrichota bacterium genomic window:
- the menB gene encoding 1,4-dihydroxy-2-naphthoyl-CoA synthase, translated as MPEWSAVGDYTDIKFHKAEGIAKITINRPEVRNAFRPLTVQEMSHAFEDARQDEEVGVIILTGEGEKAFCSGGDQRVRKEAGYAGDDGVHRLNVLDFQRQIRTCPKPVIAMVAGYAIGGGHVLHLICDLTIAAENAVFGQTGPKVGSFDGGYGASYMARIIGQKKAREIWYLCRQYDAQQALDMGLINTVVPYENLEKETIQWCREILQNSPTAIRLLKSALNADCDGQAGLQELAGNATMLFYMSEEGQEGKNAFLEKRKPDFKKFTRRP; from the coding sequence ATGCCAGAATGGTCCGCTGTTGGCGATTATACCGATATTAAATTTCATAAAGCTGAAGGAATAGCTAAAATAACAATTAACCGGCCCGAAGTACGCAATGCTTTTCGTCCTTTAACCGTTCAGGAAATGAGCCACGCTTTTGAAGATGCACGCCAGGATGAGGAAGTTGGTGTCATTATCTTAACCGGCGAAGGCGAAAAGGCTTTTTGTTCCGGCGGTGATCAGCGTGTTAGAAAAGAAGCCGGTTATGCCGGAGATGATGGCGTCCATCGTTTAAATGTGCTCGATTTTCAACGGCAAATCCGTACCTGTCCAAAACCTGTTATTGCAATGGTTGCAGGATACGCGATTGGCGGCGGCCACGTTTTACACCTTATTTGTGATTTGACCATCGCAGCTGAAAATGCTGTTTTTGGCCAGACCGGCCCAAAAGTCGGTTCTTTCGACGGCGGCTATGGCGCCAGTTATATGGCCCGTATTATCGGCCAGAAAAAAGCGCGTGAGATTTGGTATCTTTGCCGTCAATATGATGCGCAGCAAGCTTTGGATATGGGATTGATTAATACGGTTGTTCCTTACGAGAATCTTGAAAAAGAAACCATTCAATGGTGTCGTGAGATTTTGCAAAACTCACCGACTGCGATCCGGTTGCTTAAATCAGCTCTAAATGCCGATTGTGATGGACAGGCCGGTTTACAGGAATTGGCTGGAAATGCCACCATGCTTTTTTATATGAGTGAAGAAGGCCAGGAAGGAAAAAATGCCTTTCTTGAAAAACGTAAACCGGATTTTAAAAAATTTACACGCCGCCCATAA
- the menH gene encoding 2-succinyl-6-hydroxy-2,4-cyclohexadiene-1-carboxylate synthase has product MRTDNINLEEIFIKNHKLGFSYRIVGNKEYPPVLFLHGFLGHSLDWDKTISSLSKKYYCIAIDLPGHGNSNNQNQLDNLWSFDSFSQNLSELVNHLGVKPISLVGYSMGGRLALYFTIKYPHLVSKLILESASPGIENIDDRKARLQNDKLLAKKIQEQSFDQFLESWYDLPLFSGIKNHPDFPNLFESRKKNNPTLLAKALDSFSPGRQPYLMEKLAKLKMPVNLICGENDKKYLALMNQIKLKNPHLDLKIFKNCGHNIHFEKSKQFAEHLLQVLSLTTHNKS; this is encoded by the coding sequence ATGCGAACTGATAACATAAATTTGGAAGAAATTTTTATCAAAAATCATAAGTTAGGTTTTTCTTATAGAATAGTTGGAAACAAAGAATATCCTCCCGTTTTATTTCTTCATGGTTTTTTAGGACACTCTCTTGATTGGGACAAAACTATTTCCTCCTTGTCTAAAAAATATTATTGTATCGCAATTGACCTTCCCGGGCATGGCAATTCAAATAATCAAAACCAATTAGATAATCTTTGGTCCTTTGATTCTTTTTCCCAAAACCTTTCTGAGCTAGTAAACCACTTGGGGGTAAAACCCATTTCTTTGGTGGGATATTCAATGGGTGGACGGCTGGCTTTGTACTTCACAATAAAATATCCGCATCTTGTTTCAAAACTTATTTTAGAATCGGCCTCTCCCGGAATCGAAAATATTGATGATAGAAAAGCACGGCTTCAAAATGATAAATTGTTAGCAAAGAAAATACAAGAACAATCATTTGACCAGTTTCTGGAAAGCTGGTACGACCTTCCGTTATTTTCCGGAATTAAAAATCACCCGGATTTTCCAAATCTTTTTGAAAGTCGCAAAAAAAACAATCCCACATTGCTGGCAAAAGCTTTGGATTCCTTTAGTCCGGGGCGGCAACCTTATTTAATGGAAAAACTGGCAAAACTTAAAATGCCGGTAAACCTAATCTGTGGAGAAAATGATAAAAAATATCTTGCATTAATGAATCAGATAAAACTAAAAAACCCACATCTTGATTTAAAAATATTCAAGAATTGCGGACATAATATCCATTTTGAAAAATCCAAACAATTTGCAGAACATCTGCTTCAGGTGTTATCTTTGACAACACACAACAAATCTTAA
- the menD gene encoding 2-succinyl-5-enolpyruvyl-6-hydroxy-3-cyclohexene-1-carboxylic-acid synthase — translation MSQIQSSENINILWANLIIEELVRHGIDYFCISPGSRSTPLTIAAARHPKTNTKIIYDERGAAFHALGFARANRKPAVLICTSGTAAANYYPAVIEASQEYIPMIILSADRPTELRNTGANQTINQVKLFGDYPRFFFDLPCPGESENASFVLTKIDDVAEFSSGINPGPVHLNCMFREPLEPKKIDWSPDYLNTINHWLISNTPYKKLAAKSLDIPNKDLQNIVSTIEDSLEGIILAGRCENKSDQQAVLQLSKKLNWPVFADITSGLRLSPSENIINHFDQLFLSGSLKEKLSNLPILHFGGQFVSKRLLQFLEKHQGQHIHILETEKTIDPAKNVSLRIQLAINEFVKIILPQVSKKTNESFIKSLLNQNLKIIKHLKNFDKLQVQINEVSVARIISEKILPDSALFLASSMPVRDMDMFAVPGNEYVKIGSNRGASGIDGTIASAIGFACGSKKPATLIIGDLAFLHDMNSLAMVSKNDFPLTIILINNQGGGIFSFLPIAEHTDVFEENFGTPHNLTFKKAVELFGLAYFQPGSVNQFAENYKTCQEGKKSTIIEVRTNRNDNFLLHKKLQNDLQFS, via the coding sequence ATGAGCCAAATCCAATCCTCAGAAAATATTAATATCCTTTGGGCCAATCTTATAATTGAGGAATTGGTTCGGCATGGGATTGACTATTTTTGTATATCCCCAGGTTCGCGATCAACACCACTAACAATTGCTGCAGCACGCCATCCAAAAACTAACACTAAAATCATTTATGATGAACGAGGCGCTGCTTTCCATGCCTTAGGTTTTGCCCGTGCTAATCGGAAACCGGCCGTACTAATTTGTACATCCGGAACTGCTGCTGCCAATTATTACCCGGCAGTGATTGAAGCATCCCAGGAATATATTCCCATGATTATCCTTTCTGCTGACCGGCCAACCGAACTACGCAATACCGGCGCAAACCAAACCATAAACCAGGTTAAGCTTTTTGGAGATTATCCGCGTTTCTTTTTTGATCTTCCCTGCCCCGGTGAAAGTGAAAACGCTTCTTTTGTTTTAACAAAAATTGATGACGTCGCTGAATTCTCATCCGGAATCAATCCCGGCCCTGTGCATTTGAATTGTATGTTTCGCGAACCACTTGAACCTAAAAAAATAGATTGGTCTCCCGATTATTTAAATACTATTAATCACTGGTTAATTTCAAATACACCTTATAAGAAACTTGCCGCAAAATCTCTTGATATCCCTAATAAAGATTTACAAAATATTGTTTCAACAATTGAAGATTCTTTAGAAGGAATTATCCTGGCAGGAAGATGTGAAAACAAAAGTGACCAGCAAGCTGTCCTTCAATTATCTAAAAAACTGAACTGGCCTGTTTTTGCTGATATCACATCAGGTTTAAGATTGTCTCCTTCCGAAAATATAATTAATCATTTCGATCAATTGTTTTTATCCGGCTCCCTAAAGGAGAAACTTTCTAATTTACCTATACTTCATTTCGGTGGACAATTTGTATCCAAAAGATTGCTTCAGTTTCTGGAAAAACATCAAGGCCAACACATTCATATTCTTGAAACAGAAAAAACAATCGACCCTGCAAAGAATGTTTCTCTGCGCATTCAACTTGCAATTAATGAATTTGTAAAAATAATTCTTCCGCAAGTTTCGAAAAAAACCAATGAAAGCTTCATTAAAAGTCTTCTTAATCAAAACTTAAAAATAATTAAACACTTAAAAAATTTTGATAAGTTACAAGTTCAAATAAATGAAGTTTCTGTAGCCCGAATAATATCGGAAAAAATTCTTCCTGATTCAGCTTTGTTCCTTGCCTCGAGTATGCCTGTTCGTGATATGGATATGTTTGCAGTTCCCGGGAATGAGTACGTTAAAATCGGATCTAACCGTGGTGCAAGTGGGATTGATGGAACCATAGCTTCAGCAATTGGTTTTGCATGCGGATCAAAAAAACCAGCAACTTTGATAATTGGCGATCTGGCTTTTTTGCATGACATGAATTCACTGGCCATGGTTTCTAAAAATGATTTTCCGCTTACCATAATTCTTATCAATAATCAGGGTGGCGGAATTTTTTCTTTTTTACCCATTGCCGAACATACCGATGTTTTTGAGGAAAATTTTGGAACTCCGCATAACCTGACCTTTAAAAAGGCAGTTGAACTATTTGGACTGGCTTATTTTCAACCCGGCTCTGTGAATCAATTTGCAGAAAATTACAAGACTTGCCAGGAAGGAAAAAAGTCAACCATAATTGAAGTTCGGACAAATAGAAATGACAACTTTTTGCTTCATAAAAAACTACAAAATGATTTACAATTTTCTTAA
- a CDS encoding isochorismate synthase, giving the protein MNENISGLLSTAKDRLADKLSLFLTESSLDHRFIRLQVSIDGLDIIQWLRQQSFEIKTYWRDREGKFEMAGLGEADIISGSLMPDYHALFSRLKEYLGDTVEDVRYYGGMRFNRRHNSDFKWQAFTSYRFIVPKFELFRKGTETYFICNLLVHTGEEVSKIVETALNELKEIQFNQAAQSHDFPKVTNRIDFPDFDGWKNNIEEALTAFHETNLDKIVLARKTTLKFGESIDPIELLWRLRLNNHRAYYFCFQPKKDVAFIGGTPEQLYCRHENQIHTEAVAGTRKRGTTTNEDIKFENDLLNCEKDIREHRFVVDSIRGALKKLCTNIIEQEKLSILKLSRLQHLLMQFSGKIKDDVQDCDILENLHPTPAVGGVPSQKSISEIERIEQFDRGWYAGPVGWIGKDKAEFAVAIRSGLVHEDELYLYSGAGIVEGSDSQSEWEEIETKISGFMNALKEIDQPQTVKTDSGLHVTR; this is encoded by the coding sequence ATGAACGAAAATATTTCAGGGTTACTATCTACAGCGAAAGATCGGTTAGCGGATAAATTATCACTGTTTTTAACAGAGTCGTCGCTTGATCATCGTTTTATTCGTTTACAGGTTAGTATAGACGGACTCGATATTATTCAGTGGCTTAGACAACAATCCTTTGAAATAAAAACCTATTGGCGGGATCGTGAAGGCAAATTTGAAATGGCCGGTCTTGGTGAAGCAGATATTATTTCCGGATCATTGATGCCCGATTATCATGCGCTTTTTTCCAGGTTAAAAGAATATTTGGGCGATACTGTTGAAGATGTGCGCTACTATGGCGGAATGCGCTTTAACCGCAGGCATAACTCTGATTTTAAATGGCAGGCTTTTACTTCATACCGTTTTATTGTTCCAAAGTTTGAACTGTTTCGCAAGGGAACTGAAACATATTTTATTTGTAATTTGCTGGTTCATACAGGCGAAGAAGTAAGCAAAATTGTTGAGACAGCTTTAAACGAACTTAAAGAGATACAATTCAATCAAGCGGCACAATCGCATGACTTCCCCAAGGTAACAAACCGGATAGATTTCCCTGACTTTGATGGGTGGAAAAACAACATCGAAGAAGCGCTAACTGCATTCCATGAAACAAATCTTGATAAAATTGTTTTAGCTCGAAAAACCACTTTAAAGTTTGGTGAAAGCATTGATCCTATTGAGTTACTTTGGCGCTTGAGATTAAATAATCACCGCGCTTATTATTTTTGTTTTCAGCCAAAGAAAGATGTGGCCTTTATTGGAGGAACACCGGAACAGCTTTATTGCCGGCATGAAAACCAGATCCATACTGAAGCTGTTGCAGGAACCCGTAAACGAGGCACAACAACAAATGAAGATATAAAGTTTGAAAATGATTTGCTTAACTGCGAAAAGGATATCCGCGAACACCGCTTTGTAGTGGATAGTATTAGAGGTGCCTTAAAAAAATTGTGCACGAATATTATCGAACAAGAAAAACTCTCCATTTTAAAACTGTCCCGCCTGCAACATTTATTGATGCAGTTTTCCGGCAAAATAAAAGATGATGTGCAAGACTGTGATATCCTGGAAAATTTACATCCAACTCCTGCTGTTGGCGGAGTACCATCACAAAAATCCATTAGCGAGATTGAAAGAATTGAGCAATTTGATCGTGGATGGTATGCAGGGCCTGTTGGCTGGATAGGCAAAGATAAAGCGGAATTTGCAGTTGCAATACGATCGGGGCTTGTCCATGAAGACGAGCTATATCTTTACTCCGGAGCAGGCATTGTTGAGGGCTCTGATTCTCAAAGTGAATGGGAAGAAATTGAAACAAAAATTTCCGGTTTTATGAATGCGTTGAAAGAAATTGATCAGCCTCAAACTGTAAAAACGGATTCCGGGTTGCATGTTACACGTTAA
- the ubiE gene encoding bifunctional demethylmenaquinone methyltransferase/2-methoxy-6-polyprenyl-1,4-benzoquinol methylase UbiE: MTIENNTHAPVKVEETRKNVWVMFDRIAHRYDLLNRLLSFRQDVAWRNKLTRFLPNRNNLVVLDVATGTGDVLISLLKKSPKNKISKSIGIDMAVKMLEFGRPKIKKLNLDDKIELHQGNATDIQFNEGTFDVATISFGIRNVNDLDLGIQNMYRVLKPGGRVLILEFSLPQNILMKKLYLFYFRKILPFIGGAISGDSYAYNYLNQSVESFPYGDKFCEVLQRNGFNNVKYQTLTFGIASIYQGDKE, translated from the coding sequence ATGACAATTGAAAATAATACACATGCTCCTGTAAAGGTTGAAGAAACCCGTAAAAATGTTTGGGTTATGTTCGACCGTATTGCACACAGGTATGACTTGCTAAACCGGTTGTTGTCTTTCCGGCAAGATGTAGCCTGGCGAAATAAACTCACCCGTTTTTTACCAAACCGCAACAACCTGGTTGTATTAGATGTGGCTACAGGTACAGGTGATGTTCTCATTTCCCTTTTAAAAAAATCTCCAAAAAATAAAATTTCAAAGTCCATCGGCATTGATATGGCCGTGAAGATGCTTGAGTTTGGCCGCCCAAAAATCAAAAAGTTAAATCTTGATGATAAAATTGAACTCCATCAGGGAAATGCAACGGACATCCAGTTTAATGAAGGCACCTTTGATGTAGCCACAATTTCTTTTGGAATCCGGAATGTAAACGACCTTGACCTTGGAATTCAAAATATGTACAGGGTATTAAAACCAGGTGGACGGGTACTTATTTTAGAGTTCTCTCTTCCTCAAAATATCCTGATGAAAAAATTGTATCTTTTTTATTTTAGAAAAATCTTACCATTTATTGGCGGAGCAATTTCCGGTGATAGTTATGCCTATAATTATTTAAACCAAAGTGTCGAATCTTTCCCTTATGGCGATAAGTTTTGTGAAGTTTTACAGCGTAACGGGTTTAATAATGTGAAATACCAGACACTTACTTTTGGCATTGCATCTATTTATCAGGGCGATAAAGAATAA
- a CDS encoding GNAT family N-acetyltransferase, with protein MILDLNRLKLIPATQQLIEADINNPNELAELLNVQKPYNWPPPLNDELSQEFYLNFVKNHPNDLGWGMWYFLLKNKSDKKDILVGDGGFKGIPNDKGEVEIGYSVIGLYHKRGIATEAAKGLIEWAFSNKSVKKIVAHTMVGLRPSIRVLEKNYFRLAGNTKQKGIIRFELNKTDFLERGHHV; from the coding sequence ATGATACTTGACCTAAACCGTTTAAAGCTTATCCCGGCTACGCAGCAGTTAATTGAAGCTGATATAAATAACCCAAATGAACTTGCTGAATTATTAAATGTCCAAAAACCTTATAACTGGCCACCACCTTTAAATGATGAGTTATCACAGGAGTTTTACTTAAATTTTGTAAAAAACCACCCCAATGATTTAGGCTGGGGAATGTGGTATTTTCTTTTAAAAAACAAAAGTGATAAGAAAGATATTTTAGTTGGTGATGGCGGGTTCAAAGGCATTCCCAATGATAAGGGCGAGGTTGAAATCGGGTACTCAGTTATCGGACTTTACCACAAACGGGGTATTGCAACAGAAGCGGCTAAAGGTTTAATTGAATGGGCCTTTTCCAATAAATCTGTGAAAAAAATTGTAGCACACACAATGGTAGGATTAAGGCCATCCATTCGTGTTTTAGAAAAAAATTATTTTCGACTTGCAGGAAATACCAAACAAAAAGGTATTATCCGTTTTGAACTTAATAAAACCGACTTTTTAGAAAGGGGTCACCATGTTTAA
- a CDS encoding SRPBCC family protein has protein sequence MKILIIIVAVIAILIGIVAIIPAFLDEEAKLQRSAEINKSAADIYNVVSDYNRMTAWNPWMEIDPDVVTKITGNAGEVGSTYEWESQNEQLGSGMMTIEEVVPNKSMKEKLEFKAPFQMVASSGWILEEIDSTTTKVTWHYGGSYSYFMRYWTLGLESMLGPQYERGLTNLKNLVENMPASKEEMAEEPEMEAVEN, from the coding sequence ATGAAGATTTTAATAATTATCGTTGCTGTAATAGCAATTCTTATTGGCATTGTTGCAATCATCCCTGCTTTTCTAGATGAGGAGGCAAAGCTACAACGTTCTGCCGAAATCAATAAATCGGCTGCTGATATTTACAATGTAGTAAGTGACTACAATCGTATGACAGCATGGAACCCCTGGATGGAAATAGATCCGGATGTCGTCACAAAAATCACGGGTAATGCAGGTGAAGTTGGCTCAACCTATGAGTGGGAAAGCCAAAACGAGCAGCTTGGTAGTGGAATGATGACTATTGAAGAAGTTGTTCCCAATAAATCTATGAAAGAGAAATTGGAATTTAAAGCACCCTTTCAAATGGTTGCATCTTCCGGCTGGATTTTAGAAGAGATTGATAGTACAACAACTAAAGTAACCTGGCATTATGGAGGATCGTACTCTTATTTTATGCGCTATTGGACCTTGGGTTTAGAATCAATGCTTGGGCCTCAATATGAAAGAGGTTTAACTAACCTTAAAAACCTTGTAGAAAATATGCCTGCTTCAAAGGAAGAAATGGCCGAAGAACCAGAAATGGAAGCTGTAGAAAACTAA
- a CDS encoding pentapeptide repeat-containing protein produces the protein MKKQDLLILLRKENMSEFNKAVKGLLDFDLKSVNLRGRTLKKANFKYADLRGAYLSNCNLKGVNLSHAKLEGASLHRAKISGVYFPKNVRADEILNTINYGTRIRTDDCEDIHESDVLLTNTDFDE, from the coding sequence ATGAAAAAACAAGATCTACTTATTTTGTTGCGCAAAGAAAATATGAGCGAGTTTAATAAAGCTGTGAAGGGCTTGCTGGATTTTGATTTAAAAAGTGTTAACCTAAGGGGGCGCACGCTAAAAAAAGCAAATTTCAAATATGCAGATTTGAGAGGAGCCTACCTCTCAAATTGTAACCTAAAAGGTGTGAACCTGAGCCATGCGAAACTTGAAGGGGCAAGCTTACACCGGGCAAAAATTAGTGGGGTGTATTTTCCCAAAAATGTCCGAGCTGATGAAATACTTAATACTATTAATTATGGTACGCGGATTAGGACAGATGATTGTGAGGATATCCATGAATCAGATGTTCTATTAACAAATACAGATTTTGACGAATAA